In Scyliorhinus torazame isolate Kashiwa2021f chromosome 9, sScyTor2.1, whole genome shotgun sequence, a single window of DNA contains:
- the LOC140429729 gene encoding gonadotropin-releasing hormone II receptor-like: protein MKLRRLCCNDLPPCNSSAHSNCSLDGDGTFSTAVSDQGGEDELLLPTFSTASKVRVIVTLTIFLISSYLNLTVLCGALRRKGTGRSHIRTLIVNLSCADLLVTFIVMPLDAAWNITVQWYAGDSFCKLLMFLKLLSMYSCAFITVVISLDRYCAILYPLGISRANERNRTMLIGAWIMSVTLATPQLFLFHTVSIAVPAPFTQCVTHGSFKEPWQEKVYFFFTFLWLFLLPLIIMIFCYTSILISVTRKMTVNGDVFSKNADSRCNKNYIPKVRMKTLKMTIVLVSTFIICWTPYYILGFWYNFFPAMINKKELPESINHALFTFGMLNCFVDPIVSRIGYLRLSNG, encoded by the exons ATGAAACTCCGACGACTTTGCTGCAATGACTTGCCGCCCTGCAACAGCAGCGCGCACAGCAACTGCAGCCTGGACGGCGATGGCACTTTCAGCACCGCGGTCAGCGACCAGGGCGGCGAGGACGAGCTGCTGCTGCCCACTTTCTCCACCGCCTCCAAGGTCAGAGTAATCGTCACCTTGACCATCTTCTTGATCTCCTCCTACCTCAACCTGACCGTGTTGTGCGGCGCCCTGAGAAGGAAAGGCACGGGCCGATCCCACATCAGGACACTGATCGTGAACCTGTCGTGCGCCGACCTGCTGGTGACTTTCATCGTGATGCCCCTGGACGCTGCCTGGAACATCACGGTGCAGTGGTACGCTGGCGACTCATTCTGCAAACTCCTCATGTTCCTCAAGCTCCTCTCCATGTACTCGTGCGCCTTCATCACGGTGGTGATCAGCCTCGACCGCTACTGTGCCATCCTCTACCCCCTGGGCATTAGCAGAGCCAACGAGAGGAACCGAACCATGCTCATCGGGGCTTGGATCATGAGTGTCACTCTGGCCACACCTCAG CTGTTCCTCTTTCACACTGTTTCCATTGCTGTACCAGCTCCATTTACTCAGTGTGTGACTCATGGCAGCTTTAAGGAGCCTTGGCAGGAAAAGGTTTACTTTTTCTTCACCTTCCTCTGGCTTTTCCTTCTGCCGCTTATAATCATGATATTTTGCTACACAAGTATATTGATCTCTGTTACGAGGAAGATGACAGTAAATGGAGATG TGTTCTCTAAAAATGCAGATTCAAGATGTAATAAGAACTACATTCCTAAAGTGCGAATGAAAACTTTAAAGATGACTATTGTCCTTGTGAGCACGTTCATCATTTGCTGGACCCCGTATTATATCCTGGGATTTTGGTACAATTTTTTCCCAGCCATGATAAACAAGAAGGAACTTCCTGAATCAATCAACCATGCGCTCTTTACTTTTGGGATGCTGAACTGTTTTGTGGATCCAATAGTTAGCCGTATTGGTTATCTCAGGCTCAGCAATGGCTGA